In Leptodesmis sichuanensis A121, the following are encoded in one genomic region:
- a CDS encoding ABC transporter ATP-binding protein, with the protein MAKFQDIVSFYRKYWLISLLSVGAMSLFEIIDLFVPYAIGQILNVLSNQPLDRPVQSLVAFTAQVTGQLPDQSLSLIVLLVLVGIISVGRAPIQPWLGPWFNWDTAFRARRDHARKALEKVLTLPLEFYDENNPGRIAARVAKGLSNHTWTYPEVTGQLIPKLFRVVGIFVVIWLIEWKIALLLLVSFIGILTFSFSGLKKLADQEEKLDKYMEDTESRTSEIITNIKTVKAFATEAQELTRQQQRLDREFKVLDYRIHKGYVILASWERTIVQTCVFLVLVFTLLAAVQNQISIGHFITILTVSSMAYAEVEPICQLAEVFARRYASMMRFHEFMQLAPGQDAGNLVVDPTTAPTYQFTGKVDFSHLTFSYNPGRPVLQNINLLIAPYQTVALVGRSGSGKSTLVKLLFRYFEPDSGAILIDGQDIRRLDITAYRKRLAIVHQEVDIFNGTLLDNLTYGNPTATLEQVREACRIAQADEFIQHMPKGYATIVGERGVRLSGGQRQRLGIARALIMNPDVLVFDEATSSLDYESERAIQLAMRSILGTRTLIIIAHRLSTVREADKIVVLDKGRIAEVGSHDELLNHGGIYQRLHALQETGELLA; encoded by the coding sequence ATGGCCAAGTTTCAGGACATTGTGTCTTTCTACCGTAAATACTGGCTGATCTCCCTCCTGAGTGTGGGGGCGATGAGTCTATTTGAAATCATTGATCTGTTTGTCCCTTACGCGATCGGGCAGATTCTGAATGTGTTATCTAATCAACCCCTCGATCGCCCCGTTCAATCCCTGGTTGCCTTTACCGCTCAGGTCACAGGTCAACTTCCGGATCAATCCTTATCTTTAATTGTGCTGCTCGTCCTGGTTGGAATTATATCGGTTGGGAGGGCACCGATTCAGCCCTGGCTTGGCCCCTGGTTTAACTGGGATACCGCGTTTCGTGCCCGTCGAGATCACGCTCGCAAAGCTTTAGAAAAGGTACTGACCCTACCTCTGGAGTTTTACGACGAAAACAATCCCGGACGAATTGCGGCACGGGTCGCTAAAGGACTATCTAACCATACCTGGACGTACCCCGAAGTGACAGGCCAACTGATTCCTAAGCTTTTCCGGGTCGTTGGTATCTTTGTCGTGATCTGGTTGATTGAATGGAAAATCGCCCTCCTGCTGCTCGTTTCCTTCATTGGCATCCTTACCTTTAGCTTCTCCGGGTTAAAGAAACTGGCCGATCAGGAAGAGAAACTTGACAAATATATGGAGGATACCGAAAGCCGGACTTCTGAAATCATTACCAATATCAAGACCGTCAAGGCGTTCGCCACGGAAGCGCAGGAACTGACCCGACAGCAACAACGGCTCGATCGCGAGTTCAAAGTGCTGGACTACCGCATTCACAAAGGTTATGTCATTCTGGCCAGTTGGGAACGCACGATCGTGCAAACCTGTGTCTTTCTGGTATTGGTGTTCACTCTGCTGGCAGCCGTGCAAAATCAGATTTCGATCGGTCACTTCATTACCATCCTGACGGTATCCAGCATGGCTTATGCCGAAGTAGAACCGATCTGCCAACTGGCCGAAGTGTTTGCCCGTCGTTATGCCTCCATGATGCGGTTCCATGAGTTCATGCAACTGGCTCCAGGTCAGGATGCAGGCAATCTCGTTGTTGATCCCACGACGGCACCAACCTACCAATTCACAGGTAAGGTAGACTTCTCACACCTGACCTTTAGCTACAATCCCGGTCGCCCGGTGTTACAGAACATCAACCTGCTGATTGCCCCCTATCAAACTGTGGCACTGGTGGGACGCTCCGGCTCTGGGAAATCTACGCTGGTGAAGTTACTGTTCCGCTACTTTGAACCCGATAGCGGTGCGATCTTAATTGATGGTCAGGATATTCGCAGGCTAGATATTACGGCCTACCGGAAACGCCTGGCGATCGTCCACCAGGAGGTTGATATCTTCAACGGTACGCTGTTGGACAACCTCACGTATGGCAACCCTACAGCTACTCTGGAACAGGTCAGAGAAGCCTGCCGGATTGCCCAGGCAGATGAGTTTATCCAGCACATGCCGAAAGGGTATGCCACGATCGTCGGTGAACGGGGCGTGCGCCTTTCCGGCGGCCAGCGACAGCGCCTTGGCATTGCCAGAGCATTGATCATGAATCCGGATGTGCTGGTATTTGACGAGGCCACTTCCAGTCTGGATTACGAGTCTGAGCGGGCGATTCAACTGGCGATGCGATCGATCTTGGGTACCCGCACTCTGATCATCATTGCCCATCGCCTCAGTACTGTGCGGGAAGCGGACAAGATTGTGGTGCTGGACAAAGGCCGGATTGCGGAAGTGGGTAGCCATGATGAATTACTCAATCACGGTGGAATTTATCAGCGACTACACGCTTTACAGGAAACTGGGGAACTCTTAGCTTAA
- a CDS encoding PEP-CTERM sorting domain-containing protein (PEP-CTERM proteins occur, often in large numbers, in the proteomes of bacteria that also encode an exosortase, a predicted intramembrane cysteine proteinase. The presence of a PEP-CTERM domain at a protein's C-terminus predicts cleavage within the sorting domain, followed by covalent anchoring to some some component of the (usually Gram-negative) cell surface. Many PEP-CTERM proteins exhibit an unusual sequence composition that includes large numbers of potential glycosylation sites. Expression of one such protein has been shown restore the ability of a bacterium to form floc, a type of biofilm.) codes for MVGVLNSKAAMGATVTYDFTVDVYTGAYIGKYNGSFSYDGSTTLVPCRSGGVPTVCANRIENKLTVQFDFLGNTYTENQERDLSADYPRVFFPLSETSGGLSFLVVAPQAPVGFFILGHEFRVGNVEGDDPYDSGVAVGRVAYTLRSPQPDPQPGPFPDPAPDDGGVVAVPEPSEIAGSFLALGLLGMGWYWRRSKAAKTVVIDQDKNR; via the coding sequence ATGGTTGGGGTGCTGAACTCCAAAGCTGCCATGGGGGCGACCGTCACCTATGACTTTACGGTCGATGTTTATACGGGTGCTTACATCGGTAAGTACAATGGCAGCTTCAGTTACGATGGTTCTACAACACTGGTTCCCTGTAGGAGTGGGGGTGTTCCAACTGTCTGTGCAAATCGTATAGAAAACAAGCTCACAGTACAATTCGACTTCCTGGGAAACACATATACTGAAAACCAGGAGCGGGATCTGAGCGCTGATTATCCCAGAGTATTTTTTCCCTTGTCCGAAACGTCTGGGGGGTTGAGCTTTTTGGTGGTTGCACCTCAAGCACCCGTAGGCTTTTTTATTCTGGGGCATGAGTTTAGGGTTGGCAATGTAGAAGGGGATGATCCCTATGACTCTGGAGTTGCAGTCGGTAGGGTAGCTTACACATTAAGATCCCCACAGCCTGATCCTCAACCTGGCCCATTCCCTGACCCTGCTCCTGATGATGGAGGAGTTGTGGCTGTGCCTGAGCCTTCAGAGATTGCTGGCAGTTTCCTGGCGCTAGGTTTGCTGGGTATGGGATGGTATTGGCGGCGCAGTAAAGCAGCTAAAACAGTTGTGATTGATCAGGATAAGAACCGGTAA
- a CDS encoding DEAD/DEAH box helicase has product MARTPTLTYDRGTLILHPPPRGKEWMDYALWDDRIEKFRVPAMHYRPLVLSLRNADIQVIDNAREFQEIELVPSLEMAPYPHQQEALEAWKQAGRMGVVVLPTAAGKTYLAQLAMQSTQRSTLVMVPTLDLMHQWYAHLVAAFPDVEIGLLGGGSRDRTPILVATYDSAAIHAETLGNQYALLVFDECHHLPSDFNRVIAEYAIAPYRLGLTATPERTDGKHADLQVLIGPEVYRRTAEELSGTALAHHKAVQIKVHLSPQERERYERLIQTRNAFLQEANIYLSSTQGWQRFVQASARSKAGRKAMLAHREAKAIAFGTEGKLRVLADLLANHYPERTLIFTDDNATVYRISQEFLIPAITHQTGIKERHDILTRFKQGEYRTLVASRVLNEGVDVPDASVAIVLSGTGSSREYIQRLGRILRKGNDPDKLALLYEIVAEDTSEENVSRRRRSQPTPAKPKSHQLELVPPSSAYPVPPQSLPRAAEPASGWEV; this is encoded by the coding sequence ATGGCACGAACTCCCACCCTGACCTACGATCGCGGCACTTTGATCTTGCATCCACCGCCACGCGGCAAGGAGTGGATGGATTATGCTCTATGGGACGATCGGATTGAGAAATTCCGAGTTCCGGCCATGCATTACCGTCCTTTAGTGTTGTCGTTACGGAATGCGGACATCCAGGTTATCGACAATGCCAGAGAGTTCCAGGAAATCGAACTGGTGCCCAGCCTGGAAATGGCCCCCTATCCTCACCAGCAGGAAGCTCTGGAAGCCTGGAAGCAAGCCGGACGCATGGGAGTAGTGGTTTTGCCGACAGCGGCTGGTAAGACATACCTGGCCCAACTGGCGATGCAATCTACGCAACGCAGTACGTTGGTGATGGTGCCGACCCTGGACTTAATGCATCAGTGGTACGCCCATCTGGTGGCCGCCTTTCCAGATGTGGAAATTGGCTTGTTGGGGGGTGGTTCCCGCGATCGCACGCCGATCCTGGTTGCCACTTACGATAGCGCTGCCATTCATGCCGAAACCTTGGGGAATCAGTACGCGCTGCTGGTGTTTGACGAGTGCCATCATTTGCCCAGCGACTTTAATCGGGTGATTGCCGAGTATGCGATCGCTCCTTACCGCCTCGGACTAACGGCAACTCCAGAACGCACCGATGGTAAACACGCCGATTTACAGGTGCTGATTGGGCCGGAAGTTTATCGGCGGACAGCGGAGGAACTCTCAGGAACAGCTCTGGCTCATCACAAAGCGGTGCAAATTAAAGTGCATCTGTCGCCCCAGGAACGGGAGCGCTATGAGCGATTGATTCAGACTCGTAACGCCTTTTTGCAGGAAGCCAACATCTACCTCAGTAGCACTCAGGGCTGGCAACGCTTTGTTCAGGCCAGCGCTCGTTCCAAAGCAGGACGCAAGGCGATGTTGGCGCATCGGGAAGCAAAAGCGATCGCCTTTGGCACCGAAGGCAAACTGCGAGTCTTGGCGGATTTGTTAGCCAACCATTACCCGGAACGCACCCTCATCTTTACCGATGACAACGCAACGGTGTATCGCATCTCTCAAGAATTTCTGATTCCAGCGATCACGCATCAAACGGGGATCAAAGAACGCCATGATATTCTGACGCGCTTTAAGCAGGGGGAATACCGTACCCTGGTTGCTTCACGAGTTCTCAATGAAGGAGTGGATGTACCCGATGCCAGTGTGGCGATCGTCCTTTCAGGCACTGGCTCCAGCCGAGAATACATTCAACGCCTGGGACGCATTCTTCGTAAAGGAAACGATCCCGACAAACTGGCCCTTTTATATGAAATCGTGGCCGAAGATACCAGTGAAGAAAATGTCTCCCGCCGTCGTCGCAGCCAGCCCACTCCCGCCAAACCCAAATCCCACCAACTTGAACTCGTACCCCCTAGCTCTGCTTATCCGGTTCCGCCCCAATCCCTTCCCCGTGCGGCTGAACCAGCTTCCGGCTGGGAGGTGTAA